From one Salvia miltiorrhiza cultivar Shanhuang (shh) unplaced genomic scaffold, IMPLAD_Smil_shh fragScaff_scaffold_173, whole genome shotgun sequence genomic stretch:
- the LOC131002713 gene encoding mitogen-activated protein kinase homolog MMK1 has product MEGGAPAAADTVMSEAEPQQQPQPPMDHIPSTFSHGGRFIQYNIFGNIFEVTAKYKPPIMPIGKGAYGIVCSALNAETNEHVALKKIANAFDNKIDAKRTLREIKLLRHMDHENVVAIRDIIPPPQREVFNDVYIAYELMDTDLHQIIRSNQALSEEHCQYFLYQILRGLKYIHSANVLHRDLKPSNLLLNANCDLKICDFGLARVTSESDFMTEYVVTRWYRAPELLLNSSDYTTAIDVWSVGCIFMELMDRKPLFPGRDHVHQLRLLMELIGTPSEAELGLLNENAKRYIRQLPPYRRQSFTDKFPHVHPLAIDLVEKMLTFDPRQRITVEGALEHPYLNSLHDISDEPVCVTPFNFDFEQHALTEEQMKELIYREALAYNPEYHQPM; this is encoded by the exons ATGGAGGGTGGggctccggcggcggcggacACCGTCATGTCGGAAGCAGAGCCGCAGCAGCAGCCGCAACCTCCGATGGATCACATACCGTCGACGTTCAGCCACGGCGGCCGATTCATCCAATACAATATATTCGGCAACATCTTCGAGGTCACTGCCAAATACAAACCCCCAATCATGCCTATCGGGAAAGGGGCATACGGCATCGTTTG CTCTGCTTTGAATGCCGAGACGAATGAGCACGTGGCCTTGAAGAAGATAGCGAATGCGTTTGACAATAAAATTGATGCGAAGAGGACTCTGCGAGAGATCAAGCTTCTTCGGCACATGGATCATGAAAAT GTGGTTGCCATCAGAGATATAATTCCACCGCCTCAAAGAGAGGTATTTAATGATGTTTATATTGCATATGAACTTATGGACACTGATCTCCACCAAATCATCCGTTCTAATCAAGCTTTGTCAGAGGAGCATTGCCAG TATTTCTTGTATCAGATTCTTCGAGGATTGAAGTATATACATTCAGCAAATGTTCTCCATAGGGATTTAAAGCCTAGCAATCTTCTTCTTAATGCAAATTGTGACCTAAAAATTTGTGACTTTGGACTGGCACGGGTCACATCTGAAAGTGACTTCATGACGGAGTATGTGGTTACAAGGTGGTATCGGGCACCAGAGCTATTGTTAAATTCATCTGACTACACTACAGCTATTGATGTATGGTCGGTTGGGTGCATTTTCATGGAATTGATGGATCGGAAACCGTTGTTTCCGGGTAGAGATCATGTACACCAGTTGCGTCTTTTGATGGAG CTGATTGGCACGCCATCTGAAGCTGAGCTAGGATTGCTGAATGAAAATGCGAAAAGATACATTAGGCAGCTCCCCCCTTATCGCCGGCAATCATTTACAGACAAGTTTCCTCATGTGCACCCCCTTGCCATTGATCTCGTCGAGAAGATGCTGACTTTTGATCCTAGACAAAGGATTACAG TTGAAGGTGCATTGGAGCATCCGTACCTTAACTCGCTCCACGACATCAGTGACGAACCTGTTTGTGTGACTCCCTTCAACTTTGACTTCGAACAACATGCGTTGACGGAGGAGCAGATGAAGGAGCTCATCTACCGGGAGGCTCTTGCTTACAATCCTGAATATCATCAGCCcatgtga